A region of the Prevotella intermedia ATCC 25611 = DSM 20706 genome:
TTAGCGGGCTTTCCGCTCACCATGTCCACGCCTTCGGTCTGTTCAAACATAAACGGAACGCAGCGAATGGTGGCTTGCGTGTCTTCTTTAATCTTCTCTTCGGTCTCCGTCGTGCCGTCCCAATGGCAGAGGAAGAAGCCGCCGTCCTTCACTTTCTCCTTAAATTCTTCGTAGTTGTCGCACTCGTGAATGTTTGCATTGCGGAAATCCAATGCCTTCTTGAAGATGTTGGCTTGAATATCGTCGAGCAAATTCTTTATGCGTTCAACAATACCATCGAACGAAACGTTTTCTTTTTCCAAAGTATCGCGACGCATTATCTCTATGGTGTTGTTCTCCAAGTCGCGTCCGCCCATTGCCAAACGAACAGGCACACCCTTGAGTTCGTACTCGGCGAACTTGAATCCCGGGCGTTTGTTGTCGGAATCGTCGAACTTTACGCTGATGCCGAGCTGTCTAAGCTCGTCGATAACGGGTTGCAGCTTCGCCGTAAGGGCTGCCAACTGCTCGTCGCCCTTGAAGATTGGCACGATGACAACCTGCAGCGGAGCAATCTTTGGAGGCAACACGAGTCCGTTGTCGTCGGAGTGTGTCATAATGAGCGCACCCACGAGGCGTGTGCTTACACCCCACGATGTTGCCCAAACGTATTCGGGTTTGTTCTCCTTATTGAGGAAAGTAACGTCGAACGACTTGGCAAAGTTCTGTCCGAGGAAGTGCGACGTACCGCTCTGAAGTGCCTTTCCGTCCTGCATCATCGCCTCGATGGTGTAGGTATCCAATGCTCCTGCAAAGCGTTCAGTTTCGCTCTTTACGCCCTGAACTACAGGAATGGCGAGCCATTGTTCGGCAAAGTCGGCATAAACCTTCAGCATCTTCTTTGCTTCGTCTACAGCTTCTTCGCGTGTGGCGTGCGCCGTGTGTCCCTCTTGCCACAGAAATTCCGATGTACGGAGGAAGGGGCGGGTGCGCATTTCCCATCGCATAACGTTGCACCACTGGTTGCACATCAACGGCAGGTCGCGGTAAGAGTGAATCCAATTCTTATACGTGTTCCATATAATAGTCTCGCTGGTTGGGCGAATGATGAGTTCTTCTTCGAGCTTTGCAGCAGGGTCTACCTCTACTCCACCTTCTTTCTCGTTGGCACGGAGGCGATAGTGGGTAACCACAGCACACTCTTTGGCAAATCCTTCTACGTGTTCAGCCTCGCGAGAAAGGAAGCTTTTCGGGATAAGAAGGGGGAAATAAGCATTCTGCGCACCTGTTTCTTTAAACATTTTGTCTAACTGGGCTTGCATTTTCTCCCATATAGCGAAACCGTAAGGCTTAATTACCATACAGCCGCGAACAGGCGATTGCTCTGCCAAATCTGCTTTTACTACCAAGTCGTTGTACCATTGCGAGTAGTTTTCGGCACGCTTGGTGAGTTCTTTGAGTTCTTTTGCCATAATCTATATCTATTTTTCTTCTTATTCATCATTATAGGTAAATTCCCTGACAAAATAGGAAATTCCCTTTGCTTTGTTAGTGCAATAAGCGTAATTTTGTGCAAAATTACAAAAAAATGTTGGCAAACGACGTATGAAAACAGAAATAGTTGTATCTTTGTTCTGCAAAAAGCGAACAACACTCACACAGCTTACGCAGGATAAACATTAACAAGCGAGTTCGCCGACACATAACATATATAAGAAAAAAGTTTAAAATTACACACATTATGAAGAATTTAAAGACAATAGCAGCTGGACTTTGTGTAGCTACTCTCGTAGCAAGTTGTGCAACAAATCAGGGAACTTATAGTGCTGGCGGTGCCGGTGCCGGTGCTGTGCTCGGCGGTATCGTGGGCAACATCATCGGTAAGAATACCAAAGGCACTATGATTGGTGCAGCGGTAGGTGCAGCAGTAGGTGCTGGAACAGGTGCGCTCATCGGTCGCCATATGGACAAGGTGAAGCAGCAAACCCAAGCACAGGTAGACAATGCCAAGGTTGAAACAGCGAAAGACGCTAACGGACTCGATTGCGTAAAGGTAACATTCGACTCTGGTATCCTCTTTGCAACCAACAGCTCGACCCTCAACGCATCTGCTAAAAACGACCTTGCGAAGTTTGCAGGCGTATTGAAGCAGAACAGCGACTGCGACGTTGCCATTCAAGGATATACCGATGCATCGGGCAACGACGACATCAACATTCCGTTGTCAGAGCGTCGTGCAAAGTCGGTATCTACCTACTTGCGTGGTCAGGGTGTATCTTCAAGTCAAATTCGCACCGTCGAAGGTCTTGGAAGTTCTAACCCAATCGAAAACAAGCGTGTAAGCCAGGCAAACCGCCGCGTAGAGGTTTATATGTACGCATCGAAGAAAATGATTGAAAAAGCCAACAGTGGCAACTTATAATCGTACTGATTAAAACTGTCAAACATCAGCAAACAAGGCGCGCTCTATTCGTGGAGCGCGCCTTCTTTTTATGTATAAGGTTGGTTGGGGATATGTGTAAGGCGTGGGGTGTTGCACCTTTGGCAGCGAGGTAAAAGCTGGTTCGCATAAGAATTCTAGTTCTTTTAGATTCCCTAGAAATTCTAGTAGAAACCCTGAAAAACACCCTTAACCTTGTAAAGATAATTTCAAAGAAAAACGGCAATTTCGTTTTGGCATTGCGAAAGCGGCTCTTTTGCAATGCAAAAGAGCCGCTTTTACCGTGCAAAACCTACACTTTTAGAACGCAAAACAATAGGTTTTACAATGCGTTGATAATAAGCAAGTTATGCAGCAAATACACTTGCGAAAAATATTTACACTATTTTCGCTCGCTTCCCACATATATAATAAGGTGTGCAAGCGAAGCTACTTACCGCTTTGAACAAAACTTCTACCGCTTCGATTCGATATTTACATCAGCATTGGAACAACGAAACGTGCCAAGCAGTAGCCGCCACCGATGAGCCAACAGTAAATAATGGCTGCCAGCAGGAAGGGCTTGAAGCCTGCCTTCTTGAACTTGTCGATGCTCGTTTCCGCACCGAGTGCCGTCATTGCCATCGTCAGCAAGAAAGTGTCTAACGTAACAATGCCTTTCACAACCTCTTCGGGCAGCAGATTGAAACTGTTGAAACAAATAAC
Encoded here:
- the proS gene encoding proline--tRNA ligase: MAKELKELTKRAENYSQWYNDLVVKADLAEQSPVRGCMVIKPYGFAIWEKMQAQLDKMFKETGAQNAYFPLLIPKSFLSREAEHVEGFAKECAVVTHYRLRANEKEGGVEVDPAAKLEEELIIRPTSETIIWNTYKNWIHSYRDLPLMCNQWCNVMRWEMRTRPFLRTSEFLWQEGHTAHATREEAVDEAKKMLKVYADFAEQWLAIPVVQGVKSETERFAGALDTYTIEAMMQDGKALQSGTSHFLGQNFAKSFDVTFLNKENKPEYVWATSWGVSTRLVGALIMTHSDDNGLVLPPKIAPLQVVIVPIFKGDEQLAALTAKLQPVIDELRQLGISVKFDDSDNKRPGFKFAEYELKGVPVRLAMGGRDLENNTIEIMRRDTLEKENVSFDGIVERIKNLLDDIQANIFKKALDFRNANIHECDNYEEFKEKVKDGGFFLCHWDGTTETEEKIKEDTQATIRCVPFMFEQTEGVDMVSGKPAKHRVLIARSY
- a CDS encoding OmpA family protein; the encoded protein is MKNLKTIAAGLCVATLVASCATNQGTYSAGGAGAGAVLGGIVGNIIGKNTKGTMIGAAVGAAVGAGTGALIGRHMDKVKQQTQAQVDNAKVETAKDANGLDCVKVTFDSGILFATNSSTLNASAKNDLAKFAGVLKQNSDCDVAIQGYTDASGNDDINIPLSERRAKSVSTYLRGQGVSSSQIRTVEGLGSSNPIENKRVSQANRRVEVYMYASKKMIEKANSGNL